Within Thermus filiformis, the genomic segment CTCCTCCTGGGGGGAAGAACCAGAGAGGGGGAGGCCCGCTTCGGCCAGGTGGTGGGCCGGCTTCCCGCCCGCCGGGTCCCCGAGGCGGTGGAAAGGATCCTGAAGCGCTACCTGGAGGAGCGGCAAAACGGGGAGTCCTTCCAGGCCTACCTGGACCGTGTGGGGGCGGCCTCCTTCAAACCCCTCCTCCAGGACCTCCAGGAGGTCCCCCCCTACGAGGAGGCCCCCGAGTTTTACCAGGACCTAGGGGCGGAAGGGGAGGCCTTCAGCGTCCAGCTGGGGCGCGGGGAGTGCGCCGTCTAGGGAGGGGGTCATGCGCATCGCCTACGCGGGCCTAAGGCGCAAGGAGGAGTTTAAAGCCCTGGCCGAAAAACTCGGCTTCACCCCCCTCCTTTTCCCCGTCCAGGCCACGGAGAAGGTCCCCGTCCCCGAGTACCAGGACCACCTCCGGGAGCTGGCCTGGGGCGTGGACCTCTTCCTGGCCACCACCGGGGTGGGGGTGAGGGACCTCCTCGAGGCCGCCTCCGTCCTGGGCCTGGACCTGAGGCCCGCCCTGGAGGGGGCTTTCCGCCTCGCCCGGGGGGCCAAGGCGGCCCGGGTCCTCAAGGAGGCGGGCCTTCCCCCCCACGCCACCGGGGACGGCACCTCGCCAAGCCTCCTTCCGCTCCTCCCGCCGGGCGGGGGGCGGGCCGCCCTGCAGCTTTACGGCAAACCCCTGCCCCTCCTGGAGGGCGCCCTGGAGGAGCGGGGCTTCCGGGTCATCCCCCTCATGCCCTACCGCCACCTCCCGGACCGGGAAGGAATCCGCCGCCTCGAGGGGGCCGTCCTGCGGGGGGAGGTGGAGGCCGTGGCCTTCGTGGCCGCCCTCCAGGTGGAGTTCCTCTTTGAGGAGGCGGAGGACCCCGCCGCGCTCAAGGAGGCCTTCGCTGGGCGGGTCAAGGCCCTGGCCGTGGGCCGGGTCACCGCCGACGCCCTAAGGGAGTGGGGGGTGAGGCCCTTCTACGTGGACGAGACCGAGCGCCTAGGGAGCATGCTCCAGGGCTTCCGCAAAGCCCTGCAAGAGGAGGTGGCATGACCTACTTCCCCCTGATGCTGGACCTGAGGGGCCGGCCCGTCCTCCTCCTCGCCGGGGGCCCGGAGACCCCGGCCAAGCTCCAGGCCCTCCTGGAGGCGGGGGCCGAGGTCACGGTTTTGTGCGAAGAGGACGGGTTCGGCCTCGAGGCCCTGGCCCGGGCGGGCCGGATCCGTTGGCTCCGGCGGGGCTACCGGGAGGGGGACTTGGAGGGCTTCTTCCTGGTCATCAGCCACCCCAAGGACAAGGCCATCCACCCCAAGGTCAAGGCGGAGGCCGACCAAAGGGGCGTCTTCCTGGTGGCCGTGGACGACCCCCAAAACGCGAGCGCCATCCTCCCGGCCGTCCTAAGGCGCGGGGAGCTTCTGGTGGCCCTCTCCACCTCCGGCGCCGCCCCCGCCCTGGCCGTAAGGCTCAAGGAACGCCTGGCCCGGCTTTTCCCCGAGGCCTACGGGGAGCTTGTGGCCTTCCTCCGCACCCTGAGGCCCAGAATCGCCCGGATCCCAAGCTTTGAGGAAAGAAAGCGCCTCTGGTACCGCATCGTGGACCAGGCCCTGGAGGAGCTGGACCTGGACCCCAAGGAGGGCCTGCAAAGGGCCCGGCAAAGGGCCGAGGAAGCCCTAGAGGAGGTCGCAGCATGGACAAGGTAAAGGCGGCCCAGGAACTGGTGCGCGAGGCCCTGGCCAAAAGCCAAAGCCCCTGCTTCACCTGC encodes:
- a CDS encoding precorrin-2 dehydrogenase/sirohydrochlorin ferrochelatase family protein encodes the protein MTYFPLMLDLRGRPVLLLAGGPETPAKLQALLEAGAEVTVLCEEDGFGLEALARAGRIRWLRRGYREGDLEGFFLVISHPKDKAIHPKVKAEADQRGVFLVAVDDPQNASAILPAVLRRGELLVALSTSGAAPALAVRLKERLARLFPEAYGELVAFLRTLRPRIARIPSFEERKRLWYRIVDQALEELDLDPKEGLQRARQRAEEALEEVAAWTR
- a CDS encoding uroporphyrinogen-III synthase: MRIAYAGLRRKEEFKALAEKLGFTPLLFPVQATEKVPVPEYQDHLRELAWGVDLFLATTGVGVRDLLEAASVLGLDLRPALEGAFRLARGAKAARVLKEAGLPPHATGDGTSPSLLPLLPPGGGRAALQLYGKPLPLLEGALEERGFRVIPLMPYRHLPDREGIRRLEGAVLRGEVEAVAFVAALQVEFLFEEAEDPAALKEAFAGRVKALAVGRVTADALREWGVRPFYVDETERLGSMLQGFRKALQEEVA